A genomic window from Periweissella cryptocerci includes:
- a CDS encoding DUF2628 domain-containing protein, giving the protein MYVTLTRGYETKTVKSGFSWTTLFFGFFPALFRGDFTGALLIFILEVIFSLNTFGFGFSIVGLIFSFFYNKMYINKLIRHGWRF; this is encoded by the coding sequence ATGTATGTAACTTTAACACGGGGTTATGAAACCAAAACGGTCAAAAGTGGCTTTTCTTGGACGACTTTATTTTTTGGCTTTTTCCCAGCGCTGTTCCGTGGTGATTTCACCGGGGCGTTATTAATTTTTATTCTTGAGGTTATTTTTTCGTTGAATACATTTGGGTTTGGCTTTTCAATTGTCGGTCTAATTTTTTCATTTTTCTATAATAAGATGTACATCAACAAGCTTATCCGGCATGGTTGGCGTTTTTAA
- a CDS encoding alpha-hydroxy-acid oxidizing protein: protein MAYHTSTEERPIDIVNIPALEPIVKAKMNKGAFGYLAGGAESEITLRENVTSFEHKKILPRVLRNVEKPDMSTELFGIHIDAPIIAAPIAAHGLVHEQAEKDTVQGVGAAGSIFSLSTYGNATVDEVAQASPDTAKFFQLYMSKDDDFNHWILDMAVNDGYKAIILTADSTLGGYRESDIMNNFAFPLPMKNLAAWAAKTAGPDSGEGEGIAAIYAKAKQKLSLADIKAIKDYTHLPVIVKGVQSPLDIEDLLNAGADGIWVSNHGGRQIDGAPGSFDTLAEIAAVVAKRVPVIFDSGVRRGQHIFKALASGADIVAIGRPMLWGLSLGGVQGVTDVYNHFKKELTIDMQLAGTQTIADVKNTVLADAK, encoded by the coding sequence ATGGCATATCACACAAGTACTGAAGAACGTCCAATTGATATCGTAAACATTCCTGCGCTCGAACCAATTGTTAAAGCTAAAATGAACAAAGGTGCATTCGGTTATTTAGCCGGTGGTGCAGAAAGTGAAATTACCCTCCGCGAAAACGTAACTAGCTTTGAACATAAGAAAATATTGCCCCGGGTATTACGCAATGTTGAAAAACCTGATATGAGTACCGAACTGTTCGGCATTCATATTGATGCCCCAATCATTGCTGCTCCGATTGCCGCACACGGCTTAGTGCATGAACAAGCGGAAAAAGATACCGTCCAAGGCGTCGGTGCCGCTGGCTCAATTTTTAGCCTCTCAACGTATGGTAATGCCACCGTTGATGAAGTGGCCCAAGCAAGTCCTGACACCGCCAAGTTCTTCCAACTCTACATGAGTAAAGATGATGATTTTAATCACTGGATTCTCGATATGGCAGTTAATGATGGCTACAAGGCCATTATTTTGACGGCTGATTCAACTTTGGGTGGCTATCGTGAAAGTGATATTATGAACAATTTTGCCTTCCCACTACCAATGAAGAATCTTGCCGCCTGGGCCGCTAAGACTGCGGGACCAGATTCCGGCGAAGGTGAAGGAATTGCCGCCATTTATGCCAAAGCCAAGCAAAAGCTTTCACTTGCTGATATTAAAGCCATCAAGGATTACACGCATTTGCCAGTCATTGTTAAAGGTGTGCAATCACCACTTGATATTGAAGACTTGCTGAATGCGGGTGCCGATGGTATCTGGGTAAGTAACCACGGTGGTCGCCAAATCGACGGTGCCCCTGGTTCATTTGACACCCTTGCTGAGATTGCCGCAGTAGTTGCTAAGCGTGTGCCAGTTATCTTCGATTCTGGTGTGCGCCGCGGTCAACACATCTTCAAAGCACTCGCAAGTGGCGCAGATATCGTCGCAATTGGTCGCCCAATGCTCTGGGGCTTGAGCCTCGGTGGTGTCCAAGGTGTGACCGATGTATACAATCACTTCAAGAAAGAATTAACAATTGACATGCAACTAGCAGGTACGCAAACTATCGCTGATGTTAAAAATACCGTCCTAGCAGACGCCAAATAA
- a CDS encoding glycerophosphodiester phosphodiesterase family protein yields MEHIVIAHRGLSGIAPENTAPAFTAMAEKDVQWLETDIDITKDGELVLLHDNSVNRTTNGRGNLHELSYHDVQQLDAGKWFNPTFAGTTIMPLTDLIQLINQDHLHVNFELKAVFNSDDQNLAGVLLQKFTEALKLIDPASEIIVSSFNPKLLAQFKALNPATATAILFEDAIPTNWLEVAQAVQAEYIHPDAAFLTAAQVAEFTEQGFRTNVWTVNTQDKASELFSWGVHGVFTDFAHELTFQPAFI; encoded by the coding sequence ATGGAACATATTGTGATTGCACACCGTGGTTTGTCTGGAATTGCACCGGAAAATACAGCACCGGCATTTACAGCGATGGCTGAAAAAGATGTCCAATGGTTGGAAACCGATATTGATATTACTAAGGATGGTGAGTTGGTCTTATTGCACGACAATAGTGTTAACCGGACAACAAACGGTCGCGGGAATTTGCATGAATTAAGTTATCACGATGTTCAACAATTAGACGCCGGTAAATGGTTTAATCCGACTTTTGCTGGGACAACAATTATGCCGTTAACTGATTTAATCCAATTAATCAACCAAGACCATTTACACGTGAACTTTGAATTGAAGGCGGTTTTTAATTCCGATGATCAAAACCTAGCAGGTGTCTTATTACAAAAATTCACCGAAGCATTAAAATTAATTGACCCCGCTAGCGAAATCATTGTGTCGAGTTTTAATCCGAAGCTACTGGCACAGTTCAAGGCACTGAATCCAGCAACGGCGACGGCCATCTTGTTTGAAGATGCGATCCCAACAAATTGGCTCGAAGTCGCCCAAGCAGTCCAGGCAGAATATATTCACCCCGACGCAGCATTTTTGACGGCGGCCCAAGTTGCAGAGTTTACGGAACAGGGCTTTCGCACTAATGTGTGGACAGTCAACACCCAAGACAAGGCAAGCGAATTGTTTAGTTGGGGTGTTCATGGAGTCTTTACTGATTTTGCCCATGAATTAACATTTCAACCCGCATTTATCTAG
- a CDS encoding ABC transporter ATP-binding protein: MTIELKNIAKDFATTNILHDINFTIQDGEFFVMVGPSGSGKSTILRMIAGLTEISQGELLIDDVVANDFSPKDRNLSMVFQNYALYPNMNVADNILFGLRARKVNAATQQSRLTDALAMVGLTEFAARFPRELSGGQRQRVALARTIVSNAKITLMDEPLSNLDAQLREKMRTEIKDLQQRLGLTVIYVTHDQTEAMTMGDRVMVINDGQVQQIGTPLDLYNTPANEFVAKFFGTPQMNVLRGYMNPQHKLELSPDGAFLFGIRPDSVYLTARQTNDLALAGQVSSYASLGNATLVNVQMADQAVQFKLQGQHTFNHNQSLVVHVPQHAVHYFDAATGSVLTATKVG; encoded by the coding sequence ATGACCATTGAATTAAAAAACATCGCGAAAGATTTTGCGACAACCAATATCCTCCATGATATTAATTTCACGATTCAGGATGGTGAATTTTTCGTGATGGTTGGACCTTCTGGTAGTGGTAAATCAACCATTTTACGGATGATTGCTGGCTTAACCGAAATTTCACAGGGCGAACTATTGATTGATGATGTCGTCGCAAATGATTTCTCACCAAAAGATCGTAATCTTTCCATGGTCTTTCAAAACTATGCGCTCTATCCCAATATGAATGTCGCCGATAATATCTTGTTTGGTTTACGGGCGCGTAAGGTCAATGCCGCCACGCAACAGTCACGCTTAACCGATGCCTTGGCCATGGTGGGTTTAACGGAATTTGCGGCGCGCTTCCCCCGCGAACTATCCGGTGGGCAACGCCAACGAGTGGCGTTAGCACGGACGATTGTTTCCAACGCTAAAATTACACTGATGGATGAACCACTATCCAATCTTGATGCCCAACTTCGTGAAAAGATGCGGACTGAGATTAAAGACTTACAACAACGTCTCGGTTTAACTGTCATTTATGTCACTCACGATCAAACCGAAGCAATGACCATGGGCGATCGCGTGATGGTCATTAATGATGGCCAAGTCCAACAAATCGGCACTCCACTAGATTTATATAACACCCCTGCCAATGAGTTTGTCGCCAAATTCTTTGGCACCCCCCAAATGAACGTCTTACGCGGTTATATGAACCCGCAACACAAATTAGAATTATCGCCTGATGGAGCCTTTCTCTTTGGCATTCGGCCCGATAGCGTGTATTTGACAGCACGCCAAACCAATGATTTAGCACTAGCTGGTCAAGTTTCGAGTTACGCCAGCCTTGGTAATGCAACATTGGTCAACGTGCAAATGGCCGACCAAGCGGTCCAATTTAAATTACAAGGGCAACACACCTTCAATCATAACCAATCACTAGTCGTCCATGTTCCGCAACATGCCGTGCATTATTTTGATGCCGCGACCGGTAGTGTCCTAACTGCAACGAAAGTAGGTTAA
- a CDS encoding carbohydrate ABC transporter permease: MGNPEATHVLEAPQAQRVISKKQRRLREHAQASLFLAPSVILLLVFVFYPIFKTLYYSFTTTNATGLPVKFVGLQNYLHLLSNPLFLSSIGTTLIFVLATTVLTISISLLMANVAFQKLRGLGIFRTFFASTMGVSVSVASVMWLFIFQPATGLSDQVLTALHQTPIAWLTSPTWALIAIIISSVWLNLGFSFLVLSGALQGVPTHLYESAEIDGATPWFKFWHITLPLISPTVFFVATVTLINAFQTFGQVDILTKGGPNNATDLLVYQIYQDAFVNLNVGQASTESIILGGIIALVTFLQFKFTEKKVTYQ, encoded by the coding sequence ATGGGAAATCCTGAAGCTACGCACGTACTCGAAGCACCACAAGCACAGCGCGTGATTTCAAAAAAGCAACGCCGGCTTCGTGAACATGCCCAAGCAAGTTTGTTTCTGGCACCTTCAGTAATTTTATTACTTGTGTTTGTTTTTTATCCAATTTTCAAAACGCTCTATTATAGTTTTACCACCACCAACGCTACTGGGTTACCGGTTAAATTTGTAGGGTTACAAAACTATCTGCATCTATTAAGCAATCCGTTGTTTCTTTCGAGCATTGGTACAACATTAATCTTTGTCTTGGCAACAACCGTTTTGACCATTAGCATTTCACTACTGATGGCTAATGTAGCTTTTCAAAAATTGCGCGGTTTGGGTATTTTTCGGACATTTTTTGCTTCAACCATGGGCGTTTCCGTGTCGGTTGCTTCGGTAATGTGGTTGTTTATCTTTCAACCAGCAACTGGTTTATCTGATCAAGTCCTCACCGCTTTGCACCAAACACCAATTGCGTGGCTCACCTCACCAACCTGGGCTTTAATTGCCATCATTATTTCAAGCGTGTGGCTCAACCTTGGTTTTAGCTTTTTAGTGTTATCCGGTGCGCTCCAAGGGGTTCCAACCCACTTATATGAATCAGCTGAAATTGACGGCGCAACGCCTTGGTTTAAATTTTGGCATATTACGTTACCCCTCATTTCACCCACCGTCTTCTTCGTTGCTACAGTGACGTTGATTAATGCCTTTCAAACCTTTGGGCAAGTCGATATTTTAACTAAAGGTGGCCCGAACAACGCCACAGATTTGCTCGTCTACCAAATTTATCAAGATGCATTCGTAAACTTGAATGTTGGCCAGGCCAGCACTGAATCAATCATTTTGGGTGGCATTATTGCGTTAGTAACGTTCTTGCAATTCAAATTCACAGAAAAGAAGGTCACATACCAATGA
- a CDS encoding carbohydrate ABC transporter permease, producing the protein MSRGKQISSYTALIVIAFVILLPVLVGIWLSFLPSDAIMAGNYFHSRLTLVNYWNAFTTTPIVHYLLNSVWVSMIVMIGQVVLAALAAYAFVFIKFPAKNTIFYLFIATMMLPFEAQLIPNFQTLRNLGWLNNYTGLTIPFLASAFGTFLLRQAFLQIPAELKDAADLEGLGHWQFFTKIVIPYSRLSINTLAAYAFLTTWNMYLWPLITSFNDNVRTAQIGLKQLQSIDTVNSWGLIMASAVIIVLPSLIVLFISQKTFKTGLVDGAIK; encoded by the coding sequence ATCAGCCGCGGAAAACAAATTAGTAGCTACACCGCCCTCATTGTGATTGCGTTTGTTATTTTACTGCCCGTCCTTGTCGGTATTTGGCTAAGTTTCTTACCAAGTGATGCCATTATGGCTGGTAATTATTTTCACAGCCGGTTAACGCTGGTGAATTACTGGAATGCTTTTACAACCACGCCTATCGTGCATTATTTACTTAACAGCGTGTGGGTTTCAATGATTGTGATGATTGGCCAAGTGGTACTAGCTGCTCTGGCGGCTTACGCCTTTGTCTTCATCAAATTTCCGGCAAAAAACACGATTTTTTATCTCTTCATTGCGACGATGATGTTACCGTTTGAAGCCCAGTTAATTCCAAACTTCCAAACGTTACGGAATTTAGGTTGGTTGAATAACTACACTGGCTTAACGATTCCATTTCTCGCTTCAGCCTTTGGCACGTTTCTCTTACGGCAAGCTTTCTTGCAAATTCCAGCTGAATTAAAAGACGCCGCTGATTTAGAAGGCCTTGGCCATTGGCAGTTCTTCACCAAAATCGTGATTCCCTACTCGCGATTAAGTATCAACACATTGGCAGCTTACGCCTTTTTAACCACTTGGAATATGTATCTGTGGCCACTAATTACTAGTTTTAACGACAATGTTCGGACGGCCCAAATTGGTCTCAAACAGTTACAATCAATTGATACGGTTAACTCATGGGGCTTAATCATGGCCAGTGCTGTCATCATTGTCTTACCTAGTCTAATTGTGCTCTTCATCAGTCAAAAAACGTTCAAAACGGGGCTAGTTGACGGAGCCATCAAGTAA
- a CDS encoding ABC transporter substrate-binding protein, giving the protein MLLKNKKFWMGLVVVIGLVFATLGVSGKFTTTSADDTRIKIVYWHSMAGAPQIALNKLVSQYNASQTKYKIVAEYQGAYPESLPKYLNVAKSNVAPTIFQAQEIATSALIKSGATEPVQTFVDADSNYDVSDLEPGLVKYYTVNNKLRSMPFNSSVPVLYYNKTLVKKLGLKALPVDPSYSDITNLAKAITQKTNNKTKGMTLEAYGWLFEELTANQNAQLANHQNGREPGKRATKLNMTSPAAIKLMQWAKVNIDNKSFANYGAGSVAETNQLAGFLSNKVGIFMQSSASIGDIQAGAKFDVGVTYLPHPDDTPRNGLPIGGASLWVTKDKSTEQKNGAWDFLKFLASPKSQAQWRLETGYLATNKKAKEDPKVLAAVKKNPNLAVPTQQLETSKQNVVTQGLLVPILPIERANVEAAMQAIYAGANITKSLKAAEKATNESLAAYNAANP; this is encoded by the coding sequence ATGTTACTAAAAAACAAGAAATTCTGGATGGGTTTAGTCGTCGTCATTGGTTTAGTATTTGCCACATTAGGGGTTAGCGGTAAATTCACTACCACGAGCGCAGATGATACCCGTATCAAAATCGTCTACTGGCACTCAATGGCTGGTGCGCCACAAATCGCGCTGAACAAATTAGTGTCCCAGTACAACGCCTCACAAACTAAATACAAAATTGTTGCCGAATATCAAGGGGCGTACCCAGAATCGCTCCCGAAATATTTGAACGTCGCTAAGTCAAATGTTGCTCCAACAATTTTCCAAGCCCAAGAAATTGCGACTAGTGCCCTCATCAAAAGTGGTGCAACCGAACCAGTCCAAACTTTCGTTGATGCGGACTCAAACTACGACGTGTCCGACCTCGAACCCGGATTGGTTAAGTACTACACCGTGAATAATAAACTCCGCTCAATGCCGTTTAATTCATCGGTTCCTGTCCTCTACTACAATAAAACTTTGGTGAAAAAGCTCGGGCTCAAAGCGCTACCTGTTGATCCAAGCTATAGTGACATTACTAATTTAGCCAAAGCCATCACGCAAAAAACTAACAATAAAACCAAAGGCATGACCCTTGAAGCCTATGGTTGGCTGTTTGAAGAATTAACAGCGAATCAAAACGCCCAACTGGCAAACCATCAAAATGGTCGTGAACCAGGAAAACGCGCAACCAAACTAAACATGACGAGCCCCGCTGCGATTAAATTAATGCAATGGGCCAAAGTAAACATTGATAACAAATCCTTTGCAAATTACGGCGCCGGTTCGGTTGCTGAAACTAACCAGCTCGCCGGTTTCTTAAGCAATAAAGTTGGTATCTTCATGCAGTCATCCGCTTCAATCGGTGATATTCAAGCGGGCGCAAAATTCGATGTCGGCGTGACCTACTTGCCACACCCTGATGACACACCACGTAATGGATTACCAATTGGTGGTGCCTCACTCTGGGTCACCAAGGATAAATCAACTGAACAAAAAAATGGTGCTTGGGATTTCTTGAAATTCCTCGCAAGCCCTAAATCACAAGCGCAATGGCGCCTCGAAACTGGTTACCTTGCTACTAACAAAAAAGCAAAGGAAGATCCCAAGGTCCTAGCCGCCGTTAAAAAGAATCCCAATCTCGCCGTACCAACGCAACAACTAGAAACTAGTAAACAAAACGTCGTCACCCAAGGTTTACTCGTGCCAATCTTACCAATTGAACGCGCCAATGTTGAGGCCGCAATGCAAGCCATTTATGCTGGTGCCAATATCACAAAGTCATTAAAAGCGGCCGAAAAAGCAACCAACGAATCCTTGGCAGCTTATAATGCAGCGAATCCGTGA
- a CDS encoding helix-turn-helix domain-containing protein — translation MAKYTIEQKIEIVKEYRTGSISQRGLSKKYNIHDSVIRRWIRKAELHGFDSLKRKHQRDFDVMKSYLY, via the coding sequence ATGGCAAAATATACAATCGAACAAAAAATTGAGATAGTGAAAGAATATCGAACTGGAAGTATTAGCCAGCGCGGATTGAGTAAGAAATATAACATTCATGATTCAGTGATAAGGCGTTGGATCAGAAAAGCAGAACTTCATGGTTTTGATTCATTAAAGCGTAAGCATCAAAGAGATTTTGATGTAATGAAAAGCTATCTATATTAG
- a CDS encoding helix-turn-helix domain-containing protein, whose translation MLTNGLSITETAIKFDIEPSMVIHWQTRFDVGGIDALKAKRGRPNKHMTNPKPQPKSETDKLIQENLELKQRLYVPSLANGKATNKELTQVVESLRHQFKLEDLLEFIGLNRKTFYYNRARLNYDKYSEVKDLIKWLYAGSDETYGYRRIQDELFLFGYVSMMKLSPVLCVQSS comes from the coding sequence ATGTTAACTAATGGCTTAAGCATTACAGAAACTGCGATTAAATTCGACATTGAACCGAGTATGGTGATTCACTGGCAAACGCGATTCGATGTAGGCGGAATTGATGCGCTAAAAGCCAAGCGAGGCAGGCCTAATAAGCATATGACAAATCCTAAACCACAACCTAAATCTGAAACTGACAAGTTAATTCAAGAAAATCTAGAGTTAAAACAGCGACTTTACGTGCCGAGCCTTGCGAATGGAAAAGCAACGAATAAAGAACTTACGCAAGTAGTTGAATCGTTAAGGCATCAATTCAAACTGGAAGATTTACTTGAGTTCATAGGTTTAAATCGCAAGACATTTTACTACAATCGAGCACGTTTGAATTACGACAAATATAGTGAAGTCAAAGATCTTATTAAATGGCTTTACGCTGGTAGTGATGAAACTTATGGTTATCGCCGGATCCAAGATGAACTATTCTTATTTGGCTATGTCTCGATGATGAAACTGTCGCCCGTATTATGCGTTCAATCAAGCTAA
- a CDS encoding DDE-type integrase/transposase/recombinase, giving the protein MRSIKLNANVLLDKIWQSFIYKGEHGKVAENLVRRDYVVTSGRKSKFVVTQPYTVLTTDVTQINLLGTKLYLAAIIDMYSKEILAYDIRTSPNMAQVTACVDQLQQVLPDGVQPILHSDRGTLPKPSR; this is encoded by the coding sequence ATGCGTTCAATCAAGCTAAATGCCAACGTGTTACTGGACAAAATCTGGCAAAGTTTCATCTACAAAGGAGAGCACGGAAAAGTCGCTGAGAACCTAGTTCGTCGTGACTACGTAGTTACAAGTGGGCGTAAGAGTAAGTTTGTGGTTACACAGCCGTACACCGTGTTAACCACTGATGTGACTCAAATAAATTTATTAGGTACCAAACTATATTTAGCTGCGATTATCGACATGTATAGCAAAGAAATATTGGCATATGATATTCGGACGTCACCAAATATGGCACAAGTAACCGCCTGTGTTGATCAATTACAACAAGTATTACCTGATGGCGTCCAACCAATTCTGCATAGCGACCGGGGAACACTACCAAAACCGTCTAGATGA
- a CDS encoding IS3 family transposase, which yields MSRKGNCLDNAPMESFFSLAKREFIWRKEFVSIDQFKESFSRYVSQFNNVRISRKNKGLTPVEIRNQALAA from the coding sequence ATGTCTCGTAAAGGAAACTGTTTGGATAATGCGCCAATGGAAAGTTTCTTTAGCTTGGCTAAACGTGAATTCATTTGGCGAAAAGAATTCGTATCAATTGATCAATTCAAAGAAAGCTTTTCGCGATATGTCTCACAGTTCAACAACGTTCGCATCTCACGAAAAAACAAGGGCTTGACCCCTGTTGAAATTCGGAATCAAGCCCTTGCGGCATAA
- a CDS encoding DEAD/DEAH box helicase — translation MAFSLFLDKAQNNLQIATNGLNPNNVYREVLAYLDTKIQARKGQQVTDYSWTLDADLFEEWYQKYDNITTYAQPLDYIRGTDTRVFPTITPQAQFIKENHVEPYPFQVDGINFLIGIKRGIIGDEMGLGKTLQTMYAAVDLIKQGHAKKVLIVSPSAVKYQWQGEIVKFAGLDSLVVDGTKAKRAKVYTEFFNAANPTPFLIANYETIRTDIETVAPLVDEFVDVVIADEAHRMKNRESKLFAAMMQLNSEYRFAATGTPMQNNPEELYALMEWINPEILGSLQEFRRKYIVYGEKFGRQLALGYRNLDELRNQVAPVMLRRMKKDVAKDLPEIINKDIYVEMDKNQAALYKQVTKDATYAQDEFQTAMETYNRQKTGDAPSDAIMLGYQYLEQAISDDPQLLLNSDSSLASRYIKLAEAAKKSAKVEELIEVMRDFLASDSRIVVFTQYVQMVDILKERFMTEFKQEPFVIDGRVAAQDRTKQLEESKTTAHSRDILLMSDAGNYGLNAQQFDVLINFDLSWNPAIMQQRTGRIHRIGSENEQVTIINMLTRDTIDENIMKMLHEKATIGDAIV, via the coding sequence ATGGCATTTAGTCTATTTTTAGATAAAGCACAAAATAACTTACAAATCGCAACTAACGGATTAAACCCCAACAATGTCTATCGGGAGGTATTAGCCTATCTCGATACCAAAATTCAAGCACGCAAAGGTCAACAAGTAACCGACTACTCGTGGACGCTTGACGCGGATTTATTTGAAGAATGGTATCAAAAATATGATAATATCACGACGTATGCGCAACCGCTTGATTACATTCGGGGCACAGACACGCGGGTTTTCCCGACGATTACACCACAAGCACAGTTTATTAAGGAAAACCATGTGGAACCGTATCCGTTCCAAGTTGATGGGATTAATTTTCTCATTGGGATTAAACGCGGCATAATTGGGGATGAGATGGGACTTGGGAAGACCCTCCAAACAATGTATGCCGCGGTGGATCTGATTAAACAAGGTCACGCCAAAAAAGTTTTGATTGTTTCGCCGTCAGCGGTTAAATATCAGTGGCAGGGCGAAATCGTTAAATTTGCCGGATTAGATAGTCTCGTTGTTGATGGTACCAAAGCCAAACGGGCAAAAGTGTATACCGAATTTTTTAACGCCGCCAACCCGACCCCGTTTTTGATTGCGAACTACGAAACAATCCGGACTGACATTGAGACGGTGGCGCCGTTGGTTGATGAATTTGTCGATGTTGTGATTGCTGATGAAGCGCACCGGATGAAAAATCGCGAGTCTAAGTTATTTGCTGCGATGATGCAGTTAAACTCAGAGTACCGCTTTGCTGCGACGGGGACACCGATGCAAAACAATCCAGAAGAACTTTATGCGTTGATGGAATGGATCAATCCTGAAATTCTCGGTTCCCTACAAGAATTTCGGCGAAAATACATTGTCTACGGTGAAAAATTTGGCCGGCAGTTAGCATTAGGTTACCGTAATCTTGATGAATTACGGAACCAGGTAGCTCCCGTGATGCTCCGCCGGATGAAAAAAGATGTCGCCAAGGACTTGCCTGAAATCATCAATAAAGATATTTACGTGGAAATGGATAAAAACCAAGCGGCATTGTATAAGCAAGTCACCAAAGACGCCACGTACGCGCAAGATGAATTTCAAACGGCCATGGAAACGTATAACCGGCAAAAAACAGGGGACGCCCCAAGTGATGCAATTATGCTGGGCTACCAATATCTTGAACAAGCGATTAGCGATGACCCACAATTGTTGCTAAATAGTGATAGTAGCTTGGCAAGTCGTTATATCAAACTAGCTGAAGCAGCTAAAAAGTCCGCTAAAGTCGAAGAATTAATCGAAGTAATGCGTGATTTCTTGGCGAGCGATTCACGAATCGTGGTCTTCACCCAATACGTGCAAATGGTTGATATTCTCAAAGAACGTTTCATGACTGAGTTTAAGCAGGAACCATTTGTGATTGACGGGCGAGTCGCGGCCCAAGATCGTACGAAGCAACTTGAAGAATCGAAAACCACGGCGCATAGTCGGGATATATTGTTGATGAGTGATGCTGGGAACTATGGTTTGAACGCGCAACAGTTCGATGTTTTAATTAATTTTGATCTGTCATGGAATCCGGCGATTATGCAACAACGCACAGGTCGGATTCACCGGATTGGTTCGGAAAATGAACAGGTGACAATTATCAATATGCTGACGCGTGACACGATTGATGAAAATATCATGAAGATGTTACATGAAAAAGCAACTATTGGGGATGCGATTGTTTAG